From Oreochromis aureus strain Israel breed Guangdong linkage group 4, ZZ_aureus, whole genome shotgun sequence, a single genomic window includes:
- the LOC116329203 gene encoding protein phosphatase 1 regulatory subunit 29 gives MQGASTTSAFLLILPSLLFFSYFPNTANGDCWLIEGDKGYVWLAICSQNQPPYETIPQHINNTVHDLRLNENKLKAVLFSSMYRFTNLTDLNLTKNEINYIEDGAFAGQANLQVLQLGYNKLTNLTEGMLRGLGRMQCLFLQHNLIEVVASNAFWECPSLSSIDLSSNKLARIDPSTFTVLSRLMVCELAANPFHCGCDLYSFLTWLEFFNNVSHTYDRLLCETPREMFGYPLLSPIAAGHSGRNAKNILYHHCRDGVMIPGMTSLPPDLDGPSGIGPEMFGGIGPYHQPTTSSSSTEDSFSPSIKLHHVSLSSASLLVKIPKPFSKMYILTQYNNTFVSDVMNLKNKKEMITLNKLKPRSNYTFCVVSIRNSQRYNHTCLQFSTRGQSQDDMLPTPSTTTHYIMTIVGCLFGMLIILGLVYYCLRKKRMHDEKRKSICVKKTILEMRYGPEVAAAVANDPSAVHKLQEQSREHHQYQHHHGGKLPMSTSSSSGMLHSANTTSSRLSSIPQVEKMATAFSEAMATNKGNYMDIRTGGAGMERMGDGMHGVMRGEDLRDDDGTDIGDDSDDDGHGSASEISTIAMEVDKVNQIINNCIDALKLDAAAVAASGASTNPTSSNPTSPPPTSTSSLTRGLIPLSQGMTETCQVIAPNKVPPPPPLPALNAPLSERPGISGGGFVVTPPYRPPPPANAVRPIQRQMSADAAVVIVNSVKKQCSTTSCGSMGRDRERGGARVYSLDVPEPRSPDACNQQQQQYPDRASPVGCGEPLERLPLVGSGSCGGGSGGGCDSGGVGQQKQQQQQQQLEVQQDYHCSEHRHSVPALYYEGSHQGSPAQRVSFLKPLTRSRRDAASYSQLSPARHHSSYSGYSSSPEYCSESSLRIWERFRPYRKGPRDESCYVTAGNALRKKVQFAKGEDLHDILDYWKGVSAQQKL, from the exons ATGCAGGGTGCTTCTACCACCTCCGCTTTCCTTCTTATTCTTCCCTCCCtcctatttttttcttatttccctAACACGGCTAATGGGGACTGCTGGCTCATTGAGGGGGACAAAGGCTATGTGTGGCTAGCTATATGTAGCCAGAATCAGCCTCCATATGAGACTATCCCCCAGCACATCAACAACACAGTGCATGACTTGAGATTGAATGAGAACAAGCTGAAAGCAGTGCTCTTCAGTTCCATGTATCGATTTACCAACTTGACTGATCTCAACCTCACCAAGAATGAAATCAACTACATTGAGGATGGAGCCTTTGCAGGACAGGCCAATTTACAG GTTCTTCAGTTGGGTTACAACAAACTGACCAACTTGACTGAGGGTATGCTGAGAGGGCTAGGCCGTATGCAGTGCCTGTTCCTGCAGCACAACCTGATTGAGGTTGTTGCCAGCAATGCATTCTGGGAGTGCCCGAGCCTGAGCAGCATTGACCTGTCATCCAACAAACTTGCCCGCATTGACCCATCCACTTTCACAGTTCTCAGTCGGCTTATGGTTTGTGAACTGGCAGCAAATCCATTCCATTGTGGCTGTGATCTTTATAGTTTTCTAACCTGGTTGGAGTTCTTCAACAATGTCTCACATACTTATGACCGCCTCCTATGCGAGACGCCGCGCGAGATGTTTGGCTATCCTTTACTGAGTCCTATTGCGGCTGGACATTCTGGTCGGAATGCTAAAAACATTTTGTACCACCACTGCCGAGACGGTGTAATGATTCCAGGAATGACCTCTCTCCCGCCAGATTTGGATGGTCCTTCTGGGATCGGACCAGAGATGTTTGGTGGTATAGGTCCATACCACCAGCCCACAACCTCTTCCTCATCTACTGAAGACAGCTTCAGTCCCAGCATAAAGCTCCATCATGTCTCTTTGTCATCAGCATCTCTCCTTGTGAAGATTCCAAAGCCCTTCAGCAAAATGTATATTCTAACACAATACAACAACACATTTGTGTCTGATGTCATGAATTTGAAGAATAAGAAGGAGATGATCACcctaaacaaactaaaaccacgCAGTAATTACACCTTCTGTGTGGTATCCATCCGCAACTCTCAACGTTACAACCACACCTGCCTCCAGTTTTCCACTCGGGGGCAAAGTCAAGATGATATGCTCCCCACACCTTCCACCACTACTCACTATATAATGACTATTGTGGGCTGCCTTTTTGGAATGCTAATCATTTTAGGCCTCGTCTACTATTGTCTTCGTAAAAAACGGATGCATGATGAGAAGAGGAAGTCTATCTGTGTCAAGAAAACTATACTAGAAATGCGCTACGGACCAGAGGTGGCAGCAGCAGTAGCAAATGATCCATCAGCAGTCCACAAACTCCAGGAACAGTCCAGAGAACATCACCAGTATCAGCACCACCATGGAGGGAAACTTCCCATGTCGACATCCTCAAGCTCGGGAATGCTCCACTCAGCCAACACTACTTCCTCAAGACTTTCTTCtatcccacaagtggaaaagaTGGCCACTGCCTTTTCGGAGGCCATGGCTACAAACAAAGGAAACTATATGGATATCAGAACTGGAGGGGCAGGGATGGAGCGTATGGGAGATGGTATGCATGGAGTGATGAGGGGAGAAGACTTGAGGGACGATGATGGAACTGATATTGGCGATGACTCGGATGATGATGGGCATGGTTCTGCATCTGAGATCTCAACTATTGCCATGGAGGTGGACAAGGTTAATCAGATCATTAACAATTGCATTGATGCCCTGAAACTGGATGCAGCTGCAGTTGCTGCTTCAGGGGCCTCTACAAACCCTACTTCCTCCAATCCCACCTCCCCACCGCCCACCAGCACGTCCTCCCTAACACGTGGCCTAATCCCACTCTCTCAAGGGATGACAGAGACATGCCAGGTCATCGCTCCCAACAAAGTACCCCCTCCACCTCCACTCCCTGCCTTGAATGCGCCTCTCTCTGAGCGCCCTGGAATCAGTGGTGGGGGATTTGTTGTCACTCCCCCCTACAGGCCCCCTCCTCCGGCCAACGCTGTACGTCCCATTCAGCGGCAAATGAGTGCAGATGCAGCTGTCGTTATTGTAAATTCTGTCAAGAAACAGTGCAGTACCACATCTTGTGGCTCTATGGGTCGAGACAGGGAGCGCGGAGGAGCCAGGGTGTACAGCCTGGACGTCCCTGAGCCAAGGAGCCCAGATGCCTGTaatcaacagcagcagcagtaccCAGACCGGGCCAGTCCTGTGGGCTGTGGGGAGCCCCTGGAGAGACTCCCTTTAGTGGGAAGTGGGAGCTGTGGTGGAGGGAGTGGTGGTGGTTGCGACAGTGGTGGTGTTGGT cagcagaagcagcagcagcagcagcagcagctggaggtGCAGCAGGACTACCACTGCTCGGAGCACCGCCACTCTGTCCCCGCTCTCTACTATGAAGGCTCCCACCAGGGTTCCCCAGCCCAAAGAGTTTCATTCTTAAAGCCCCTGACACGATCCCGCAGGGACGCAGCGTCTTACTCCCAGCTTTCGCCTGCCCGCCATCATTCCAGTTACTCAGGCTACTCCTCCAGCCCCGAGTACTGCTCAGAGAGCTCACTGCGGATCTGGGAGCGTTTTCGTCCCTACAGGAAAGGCCCACGTGATGAGTCCTGTTATGTGACCGCTGGAAATGCCCTTCGAAAAAAGGTGCAGTTTGCTAAAGGCGAGGACCTGCATGACATTCTTGATTACTGGAAGGGTGTGTCAGCGCAGCAAAAGCTGTGA